The Streptomyces fungicidicus nucleotide sequence GGCATCGACTCCCAGGTCGTCGGCCTGACCGGCGAGTTCGACACCATCCAGGCCGGCGCCCGCACGCTCGGCATCTCGATCGAGCCGCCGCGCAAGGACGACAACGGCAAGACCGTCTCCGACCACGGCACCCAGGTCATCGCCTTCTCGCCGAAGACCGACGGCGGTTACGTCCTCTACGGCGAGGACGCCACCGTCGAGGACTACACCAAGGACCTTCCGAAGATCATCAAGGGCGAGAACCCGTGAGGCGCCGGGCGGCCGCGGCCGTCACCGCCGCCGCGGCGCTGGCCCTGGCCGGCTGCGGCGGCGCGGACTCCGGCAGCGGGGCCGAGCTGTCCGTCGGCTCGGCGTACATGCCGCAGCCGGTGTCGGACATGGCCGCCGGCTTCCTCACCATCACCAACGACGGCGGCACCGCGGACCGGCTGACCTCGGTCAGCAGCGACGCCGCCGGCGAGGTCACCGTGCACGAGACCGTCGACGGAACCATGCGGCAGGCCGAGTCCCTCGACATCCCGGCCCACGGCAGCCTGGTGCTGGAGAGCGGCGGCAACCATCTGATGTTCGAGCAGCTGAAGCGGAAGCCGAAGCAGGGTCAGAAGGTCTCCGTCGAGCTGCGCTTCGACCGGTCCGACCCCGTCACGGTCGAGATCCCGGTGAAATCGGCCACCTACGTCCCGAAGACCGGACACTGAGGGAGACACCCCTGTGACCCAGACCATCGCCCCCCGCGTGCGGACCCTGGTGCTGCTGCTCCTGGCCGTCACCGGCGCGCTCCTCGCCGGAGCCGCTCCCGCCTCCGCGCACGCCGCGCTGACCGGCAGCGACCCCGGGCAGGGGGCGGTGGTCGAGACGGCGCCGGCCCAGGTCTCGCTCACCTTCTCCGAGCAGATCGCGGTGAGCGACGACGCCGTGCGCGTGCTCGACCCCAAGGGCGAGCGCGTCGACAAGGGCGACCCGGCCAACCCCAGCGGCACCACGTACACCGTGCGGCTGCTGAGC carries:
- a CDS encoding copper chaperone PCu(A)C — encoded protein: MRRRAAAAVTAAAALALAGCGGADSGSGAELSVGSAYMPQPVSDMAAGFLTITNDGGTADRLTSVSSDAAGEVTVHETVDGTMRQAESLDIPAHGSLVLESGGNHLMFEQLKRKPKQGQKVSVELRFDRSDPVTVEIPVKSATYVPKTGH